In Zingiber officinale cultivar Zhangliang chromosome 1A, Zo_v1.1, whole genome shotgun sequence, a genomic segment contains:
- the LOC122030662 gene encoding UDP-N-acetylglucosamine transporter UGNT1-like isoform X1, whose protein sequence is MAPKSVLLPVSDPPPPPLRGVDDNDPLFRGSAMTRRGAFAAISYMSCAVLLVMFNKAALSSYNFPSANVITLFQMISSICLLYAMRRWRIISFANGESHKTGLVPLQTVLHTLPLSIAYLLYMLAVMESVRGVNVPMYTTLRRTTVVFTMIVEYLLTRQKYTYPIVGSVVLIVLGAFVAGARDLSFDFYGYGMVFTANMTTAIYLATINRVGKSSGLNSFGLMWCNGIVCGPILLFLTYIRGELELTMNFPYLHSLGFQALMLFSCILAFFLNYCIFLNTTLNSALTQTMCGNLKDLFTIGLGWLLFGGLPFDALNVIGQALGFVGSGFYAYCKIKGK, encoded by the exons ATGGCACCGAAGAGCGTGCTACTACCGGTGTCCGATCCCCCGCCGCCGCCTCTTCGAGGAGTGGACGACAACGACCCCCTCTTCCGAGGATCCGCCATGACAAGGCGAGGTGCCTTTGCAGCCATCTCCTACATGTCCTGCGCAG TTCTTCTAGTTATGTTCAATAAAGCAGCTCTATCTTCGTATAATTTCCCGTCTGCTAATGTTATTACTCTTTTTCAG ATGATCAGTTCAATATGCCTGCTTTATGCAATGAGGCGATGGAGGATTATTTCTTTCGCAAATGGTGAATCGCATAAAACAGGCTTGGTGCCACTTCAAACTGTTTTGCATACCCTTCCTCTGTCTATCGCATATTTACTTTACATG TTGGCTGTAATGGAGTCTGTTCGTGGAGTAAATGTTCCAATGTATACCACACTTAGACGTACAACTGTTGTATTTACGATGATTGTAGAGTACTTACTTACGAGGCAAAAATACACATATCCCATTGTCGGAAG TGTTGTGTTGATTGTCCTTGGAGCTTTTGTTGCTGGAGCTCGAGACCTATCCTTTGATTTTTATGGCTATGGCATGGTCTTCACCGCTAACATGACAACTGCAATTTATCTAGCAACGATAAACCGCGTCG GAAAATCCAGTGGACTAAACAGCTTTGGGCTCATGTGGTGTAATG GAATAGTATGCGGACCAATTTTGTTATTCTTGACGTACATTCGTGGTGAGTTGGAACTTACAATGAACTTTCCTTATCTTCATTCGCTTGGTTTTCAG GCTTTGATGCTATTTTCCTGCATCTTGGCATTTTTCTTGAACTACTGCATTTTCTTGAACACGACCTTGAACTCTGCTCTGACACAAACAATGTGTGGAAATCTGAAG GATCTGTTTACCATCGGACTTGGCTGGTTGTTGTTTGGTGGGCTTCCATTCGATGCG TTGAATGTCATCGGCCAAGCTCTTGGTTTTGTGGGCTCTGGCTTTTATGCATACTGCAAAATCAAAGGAAAGTAG
- the LOC122030718 gene encoding probable inactive receptor kinase At5g67200, with amino-acid sequence MASRRPIAMLDAAVLLLLLSCAAAVAPATGASSDAAALLAFKSAADPGNRLAFPPPPSNESTAHCRWPGVSCSSSGRVVRVVLVNSGITGFFTSGTLGRLDQLRILSLQENSLAGPIPDLSPLLNLRALFLGHNRFGGSFPPSIVSLRRLRVLDLSRNHLAGPVLPALASLDRLVSIRLDFNRFNGSLPAFNRSSLKSFNVSFNNFSGAFPTRVLSSFAASSFAGNPGLCGEILKRECGDGAHVLFFHGDNDSHNAPSPTNPSQNNGINLPGAAASSPSQKMHKGAVVAIWLLAVSMLAIGVLGVLLVTQRRRKRMKRGESLSPVKRNSYGVVGVADPAAAAVESYNKEIESRNNELIAAAAMAVSEEKVKKLAKSGCLVFCAGEAQVYTLEQLMKSSAEMLGRGSLGTTYKAVLENRLIVTVKRLDTTKLAATGKEAFERHMQVVGRLRHPNLVPLRAYFHSKEERLLVYDYRPNGSLHSLIHGSRSTSPKPLHWTSCLKIAEDVAQGLAYIHQASRLVHGSIKASNILLGSDFEACLTDNCLSFLIEPSDSEDISGYRVPETQKCNGPFTPKSDIYCFGVLLLELLTGKSPLQFPILSATDVPAWVQSTREDSGDDERLMMIAHIAAACVQPSPDSRPTTWQVLKMIQEVKEADTGDNDNDNDSASLS; translated from the exons ATGGCCTCTCGTCGCCCCATCGCAATGCTCGACGCGGCCGTGCTGCTGCTTCTCCTCTCCTGCGCTGCTGCCGTTGCTCCCGCCACCGGCGCTTCCTCCGACGCCGCCGCTCTTCTCGCGTTCAAGTCGGCGGCCGACCCCGGTAACCGACTTGCTTTCCCTCCTCCCCCTTCCAACGAATCCACCGCCCACTGCCGCTGGCCTGGAGTCTCTTGTTCCTCCTCCGGCCGCGTCGTTCGCGTCGTCCTTGTTAACTCCGGCATCACTGGTTTCTTCACCTCCGGCACTCTCGGCCGCCTCGATCAGCTCCGCATCCTTAGCCTGCAGGAGAACTCCCTCGCAGGCCCCATCCCTGACCTCTCCCCGCTGCTTAACCTCAGAGCTCTTTTCCTCGGCCACAACCGCTTCGGCGGCAGCTTCCCACCTTCGATCGTCTCCCTCCGCCGTCTACGCGTCCTCGATCTTTCCCGAAACCACCTCGCCGGTCCTGTCCTGCCGGCCCTTGCCTCGCTCGACCGTCTCGTCTCTATCCGCCTCGACTTCAACCGCTTCAACGGCTCCCTTCCCGCCTTCAACCGATCCTCACTCAAAAGTTTCAATGTCTCCTTCAACAACTTCTCCGGCGCATTCCCAACACGGGTGTTGTCGTCCTTCGCTGCCTCCTCTTTCGCCGGCAATCCCGGGCTTTGCGGAGAGATTCTCAAAAGGGAGTGCGGCGACGGAGCCCATGTGCTCTTCTTCCATGGTGACAATGACTCCCACAATGCGCCATCTCCCACGAACCCTAGCCAAAACAACGGGATCAATCTCCCCGGTGCGGCTGCGTCGTCACCGTCGCAGAAGATGCACAAGGGGGCCGTCGTCGCCATATGGCTCCTGGCCGTCTCGATGCTGGCGATTGGAGTCCTGGGTGTGTTGTTGGTGACGCAGAGACGGAGGAAGAGAATGAAGCGGGGGGAGAGTCTAAGCCCGGTGAAGCGCAACAGCTACGGTGTCGTGGGGGTGGCGGATCCTGCCGCTGCAGCTGTGGAGAGCTACAACAAAGAGATAGAGAGTAGGAACAACGAGCTGATTGCAGCAGCGGCGATGGCGGTGTCCGAGGAGAAGGTGAAGAAGTTGGCAAAGAGCGGGTGCTTGGTGTTCTGCGCGGGGGAGGCGCAGGTGTACACGCTGGAGCAGCTGATGAAGTCGTCGGCGGAGATGCTGGGGAGGGGGAGTCTGGGGACGACGTACAAGGCTGTGCTGGAGAACAGGCTCATTGTGACTGTGAAGAGGCTGGACACAACAAAGTTGGCGGCGACGGGGAAGGAGGCGTTCGAGCGGCACATGCAGGTGGTGGGGAGGCTGCGCCACCCCAACTTGGTGCCATTGCGAGCATACTTCCATTCCAAGGAGGAGAGGCTGCTAGTGTATGACTACAGGCCCAATGGAAGCCTCCATTCATTGATTCATG GTTCGAGATCCACAAGTCCGAAGCCCCTTCACTGGACTTCATGCCTAAAGATAGCAGAAGATGTTGCACAAGGCCTTGCATACATCCACCAGGCTTCTCGATTAGTTCATGGAAGCATCAAAGCTTCCAACATCCTCCTTGGCTCTGATTTTGAGGCTTGCCTAACTGACAATTGTCTCTCATTTCTCATCGAGCCATCAGACAGCGAAGACATATCAGGATATCGAGTTCCTGAAACCCAAAAATGTAATGGTCCTTTCACTCCCAAATCAGACATCTACTGTTTTGGTGTGCTGTTGTTGGAGCTTCTGACCGGAAAATCTCCACTGCAATTTCCAATCCTAAGCGCAACTGATGTGCCTGCTTGGGTTCAATCGACACGAGAAGACAGTGGAGATGATGAGCGCTTAATGATGATCGCCCACATTGCGGCAGCCTGTGTCCAACCATCACCAGACAGTAGGCCAACCACATGGCAGGTGCTGAAAATGATTCAGGAAGTGAAGGAGGCCGACACCGGCGACAATGACAATGACAATGATTCAGCATCACTTTCGTAA
- the LOC122030662 gene encoding UDP-N-acetylglucosamine transporter UGNT1-like isoform X2 — protein sequence MAPKSVLLPVSDPPPPPLRGVDDNDPLFRGSAMTRRGAFAAISYMSCAVLLVMFNKAALSSYNFPSANVITLFQMISSICLLYAMRRWRIISFANGESHKTGLVPLQTVLHTLPLSIAYLLYMLAVMESVRGVNVPMYTTLRRTTVVFTMIVEYLLTRQKYTYPIVGSVVLIVLGAFVAGARDLSFDFYGYGMVFTANMTTAIYLATINRVGKSSGLNSFGLMWCNGIVCGPILLFLTYIRGELELTMNFPYLHSLGFQALMLFSCILAFFLNYCIFLNTTLNSALTQTMCGNLKVTKLLYLRAMA from the exons ATGGCACCGAAGAGCGTGCTACTACCGGTGTCCGATCCCCCGCCGCCGCCTCTTCGAGGAGTGGACGACAACGACCCCCTCTTCCGAGGATCCGCCATGACAAGGCGAGGTGCCTTTGCAGCCATCTCCTACATGTCCTGCGCAG TTCTTCTAGTTATGTTCAATAAAGCAGCTCTATCTTCGTATAATTTCCCGTCTGCTAATGTTATTACTCTTTTTCAG ATGATCAGTTCAATATGCCTGCTTTATGCAATGAGGCGATGGAGGATTATTTCTTTCGCAAATGGTGAATCGCATAAAACAGGCTTGGTGCCACTTCAAACTGTTTTGCATACCCTTCCTCTGTCTATCGCATATTTACTTTACATG TTGGCTGTAATGGAGTCTGTTCGTGGAGTAAATGTTCCAATGTATACCACACTTAGACGTACAACTGTTGTATTTACGATGATTGTAGAGTACTTACTTACGAGGCAAAAATACACATATCCCATTGTCGGAAG TGTTGTGTTGATTGTCCTTGGAGCTTTTGTTGCTGGAGCTCGAGACCTATCCTTTGATTTTTATGGCTATGGCATGGTCTTCACCGCTAACATGACAACTGCAATTTATCTAGCAACGATAAACCGCGTCG GAAAATCCAGTGGACTAAACAGCTTTGGGCTCATGTGGTGTAATG GAATAGTATGCGGACCAATTTTGTTATTCTTGACGTACATTCGTGGTGAGTTGGAACTTACAATGAACTTTCCTTATCTTCATTCGCTTGGTTTTCAG GCTTTGATGCTATTTTCCTGCATCTTGGCATTTTTCTTGAACTACTGCATTTTCTTGAACACGACCTTGAACTCTGCTCTGACACAAACAATGTGTGGAAATCTGAAG GTCACAAAGCTGCTATACCTTAGAGCCATGGCCTGA